The Chryseobacterium sp. G0186 genome includes the window ATTGAAGAAGTACTACATTTAAATATATTATTACTTAATAAAAAAGGAGTTATCTTTCGATAAGCTCCTTTAATTTAAAATAACCATAAAGTATTAGTGAGAAGTAACATCTGATGAATCTGGTTGATTCTTATCCCAACCGCCAACAAGAACTCTATACACCATAATAAAGGTTCAGGTATATAATTACCAAAATTGAAAGAAATAATTTCTAAATGATCATACAGTTTATATTCAGCAACCTGTAACATTGCACTTCTGTAGTACCTGACCTACTCTGCTGCCATAACGATACACCGTTATCCCCTTAAGACCATATTTATAAGCAGTTTTGTAAATATCTGAAATATCCCTTAAGCTGGTCTGTTCAGGCAGGTTAATAGTTTTGGAAACAGCATTGTCGGTATATTTTTGAAATGCTTTTTGATGTAATAAGTGATATTTCCACGGAATATCTAATCCTGTTGTAAAAATATCTTTTATCTTCCTAGGAATATTGTTGCACCCATTTAAATTCCCAGATTCTAACACGATCTTTTTTATAGGTGAATTCCATAAGTTTAACATTTTCATTTTTTTAATGAAGACCGCATTAATCTCAGTTTGGATCTTACCTTCTAAAATACCTACTCTCCTGTAAGCCAACGCAAATAAAGGTTCTATTGAATAAGAAGTATTAGCAATAACTGAAATGGTTCCAGTAGGAGCAATACTGTTGCAGGTTGCATTTCTCATCTTTCTATTGGAAGTTCCAAATGTACTGAGTTTCCAGCTTGGAAAAGTGCCCCGTTCCAGTGCCAGTTTTTCTGAAGCATCATAACTTTCCCTTTGAAAAAACTTCATGAGCTTTTCTGCCAATAGCAAGGCTTTTTTAGATGCGTAAGGAATATTTAACAGAATAAGCAATTCCGCCCAGCCCATTATTCCTAGTCCTATCCTTCGGGAATGTAAAGTAGTCATCTTAATTTCGGGAAGTGGATAATGATTGAGTGTAATGACATTATCCAGAAAACGGATTCCAATGTGAATAATCCGGGATAACTCATGCCAGTCTATTTCATATTTCCCATTTTTAAATATTGTTATTCTTGAAAGATTAACCGAACCTAGATTACAGCTCTCATTATCAAATAAGGGAACTTCTCCGCAAGGATTAGTTGCCTGTATTCTACCGAGATCAGGTGTTGTATTGGAATCGTTAATGGCGTCGATAAAAATCAATCCGGGATCACCCGTTTTCCAAGCTTCCTGTACCATTAATTCCCAGAGTGATTTTGCAGAGATGATTCGGGCTATCTTTTGGGTATGTGGATTAATGAGCTGCCAACCCGAATCATCTTCTACTGCTTTCATAAAAGCATTACTGATCCCTACCGAAAGGTTAAAATTTTCTATAGATTTCTTATCCGATTTTGACATGATGAATTCTTCGATATCCGGATGGTCAACATTTAAAATTCCCATATTGGCTCCTCTTCTTTTACCGCCCTGTTTTACATATTCAGTGGCAGCATCGTAAATTTTCATAAAAGAAACCGGACCGGAAGATTGCCCTTTGCTAGAGTTTATCAAATCTCCTTTGGGACGGACAGCTGAAAAATTAAACCCGGTACCTCCTCCACTTTGATGAATTAATGCCGCATTTTTAAGGGTTGTAAAAATACTTTCTAAACTATCTTCAACAGGTAATACAAAACAAGCGCTTAATTGTGCATGATCACAACCCGCATTCATAAGTGTTGGTGAATTAGGTAGAAATTTTAATTCACTCATTACTTTATAGAAAGCTTTGCTCCATTTGGCACTATCTTTTTTTTCGCAGCCGCAAATATATTCTGCAACTCGTTTGAAAAGTGCATCTGCAGTTTCTGTTACCACACCTTCGTTATTTTTCATCAGATATCGGTCTTCCAGAATTTGTATGGCGTTTTTGGTAAGAACTTCCATAGAGTAAATTTTAGATTGATTAACTAATTATCATCCCTAAATTAGCAGACTACTTCCATATCTTTTACCAGAATTTTAACCGGTATTTTCAAATCTGTCTGAATTTTAACCCGTAATGCTTCCAATGCGGAAGGTTCACCATGTACCAGCATGATTTGTCGGGGCGGAATATTATATTTTCTTATCCATTCTATCAGTTCAGATTGATCAGCATGGGCTGATAACCCCGTTAATTCTATTATTCTTGCTTTTACCGGATAGTATTTTCCGTGAATTTTTAACTCATGAGATTCATTCAGCAATGCCCGTCCGCGAGTACTTTCTGCCTGAAATCCAACAATCAATACTGTATTACGGCTATTTCCTATA containing:
- a CDS encoding adenosylcobalamin-dependent ribonucleoside-diphosphate reductase produces the protein MEVLTKNAIQILEDRYLMKNNEGVVTETADALFKRVAEYICGCEKKDSAKWSKAFYKVMSELKFLPNSPTLMNAGCDHAQLSACFVLPVEDSLESIFTTLKNAALIHQSGGGTGFNFSAVRPKGDLINSSKGQSSGPVSFMKIYDAATEYVKQGGKRRGANMGILNVDHPDIEEFIMSKSDKKSIENFNLSVGISNAFMKAVEDDSGWQLINPHTQKIARIISAKSLWELMVQEAWKTGDPGLIFIDAINDSNTTPDLGRIQATNPCGEVPLFDNESCNLGSVNLSRITIFKNGKYEIDWHELSRIIHIGIRFLDNVITLNHYPLPEIKMTTLHSRRIGLGIMGWAELLILLNIPYASKKALLLAEKLMKFFQRESYDASEKLALERGTFPSWKLSTFGTSNRKMRNATCNSIAPTGTISVIANTSYSIEPLFALAYRRVGILEGKIQTEINAVFIKKMKMLNLWNSPIKKIVLESGNLNGCNNIPRKIKDIFTTGLDIPWKYHLLHQKAFQKYTDNAVSKTINLPEQTSLRDISDIYKTAYKYGLKGITVYRYGSRVGQVLQKCNVTGC